The following proteins are co-located in the Pirellulales bacterium genome:
- a CDS encoding DUF1549 domain-containing protein: MRLLLRTIPLLLLALPAVWADDLLDLKPPELPPVVAGRVHPIDRFVDAYFAKQSLSFPPVVGDATFARRVYLDLIGLLPTPQQLDEFLADQSPNKREWLVDQLLTNNVAYADHWLTFWNDLLRNDYTGTGYIDGGRKQITQWLYASLLQNKPYDEFVRELIAPLPESQGFIKGIEWRGNVSAAQSPELQFSQNVGQVFLGVNLKCASCHDSFIDEWKLTDSWGLASVIADKPLEMYRCDVPTGKTASPAFIFPELGAIDANVPRKQRLEQLAALITDSRNGRLPRTLVNRLWQRLLGRGIIHPVDAMDGAPWSADLLDYLACQLVDSGYDLKKTLRLITTSQIYQARCVETAASTGTDAPSFRGPLARRLTAEQFIDAVWRITGTSPPAPREVEEKRKSASKDDKPPALKFENRGDQPARASLLASDLLMRSLGRPNRDQVVTTRPDDFSTLQALDLTNGPGMAQLVENGAQQWRNDHPNLSPEDTVQTLYKAALCRQPSEKELAAARQILGDSLTDDSLSDFMWCLFMLPEFQLNK; the protein is encoded by the coding sequence ATGCGTCTTCTGCTGCGAACTATCCCCTTGCTGTTGCTGGCGTTGCCGGCCGTTTGGGCCGACGATTTGTTGGATTTAAAGCCGCCGGAACTGCCGCCGGTCGTGGCCGGGCGTGTACATCCCATCGATCGGTTTGTTGACGCTTATTTTGCCAAACAGAGCTTGTCGTTTCCGCCGGTGGTTGGCGATGCCACCTTCGCCCGCCGCGTGTATCTCGATTTAATTGGCCTGCTGCCCACGCCGCAGCAATTGGACGAATTCCTGGCCGATCAATCGCCGAACAAGCGCGAATGGCTGGTCGATCAACTGCTCACCAACAATGTCGCCTATGCCGATCATTGGCTGACGTTCTGGAACGACTTATTGCGGAACGATTACACCGGCACCGGGTACATTGACGGCGGCCGCAAACAAATTACGCAGTGGCTGTATGCATCGCTCTTGCAAAACAAGCCGTACGACGAGTTCGTGCGCGAACTGATCGCCCCGTTGCCGGAATCACAAGGTTTTATCAAGGGCATCGAGTGGCGCGGCAATGTCAGCGCCGCTCAGTCGCCGGAGTTGCAATTTTCGCAAAACGTGGGACAAGTATTTTTAGGCGTGAACTTGAAATGCGCCTCCTGCCACGACAGCTTCATCGATGAATGGAAGCTGACCGATTCCTGGGGTCTGGCCTCGGTCATTGCCGATAAGCCGTTGGAGATGTATCGCTGCGACGTGCCGACGGGCAAAACCGCTTCCCCGGCGTTCATCTTCCCGGAGTTGGGCGCCATCGATGCCAACGTCCCGCGCAAACAGCGGCTGGAGCAATTGGCCGCGCTGATTACCGATTCGCGCAACGGTCGGCTGCCGCGCACGCTGGTCAATCGTCTCTGGCAGCGCCTGCTGGGCCGGGGCATTATCCATCCCGTCGACGCCATGGACGGCGCCCCCTGGAGTGCCGATCTGCTCGATTATCTCGCCTGCCAGTTGGTCGACAGCGGTTACGACCTGAAGAAAACTTTGCGGCTCATCACCACGTCGCAAATTTATCAGGCCCGGTGTGTGGAGACGGCGGCAAGTACAGGAACCGATGCGCCTTCTTTCCGCGGGCCGTTGGCCCGACGTCTGACGGCCGAGCAATTTATAGATGCCGTGTGGCGAATCACGGGAACATCGCCCCCCGCTCCCCGGGAAGTCGAAGAAAAAAGGAAATCAGCATCCAAAGACGACAAGCCTCCGGCGTTAAAATTCGAAAACCGTGGCGATCAGCCGGCGCGCGCCTCGTTATTAGCCAGCGATTTGCTGATGCGTTCGCTGGGCCGGCCCAATCGCGATCAGGTTGTGACCACACGCCCCGACGATTTCAGCACGCTGCAAGCCCTGGACCTCACCAATGGCCCCGGCATGGCACAATTGGTGGAAAATGGTGCCCAGCAGTGGCGGAACGATCATCCGAATTTATCCCCGGAGGACACCGTTCAAACGCTGTATAAGGCTGCACTGTGCCGCCAGCCAAGCGAAAAAGAACTGGCCGCCGCGCGGCAAATTTTG